From one Deinococcus sp. NW-56 genomic stretch:
- a CDS encoding HU family DNA-binding protein: MTKKTTKAAASKKSEGTTSRGGNGGATRGRSGNAEAGSERTGKVAKTQLVEQVAEKTGLTKKQSEEAVSAMLDVVVDAIRSGQSVGLPGLGTLSVKATAARTGVRPGTSEKIQIPAGKKVAFKVASTLKGNL; encoded by the coding sequence ATGACGAAGAAGACGACGAAGGCAGCGGCCAGCAAGAAGTCCGAAGGCACCACCAGCCGTGGTGGCAACGGCGGCGCGACCCGTGGCCGCAGCGGCAACGCCGAGGCTGGCAGCGAGCGCACCGGCAAGGTCGCCAAGACCCAGCTCGTGGAGCAGGTCGCCGAGAAGACCGGCCTGACCAAGAAGCAGAGCGAGGAAGCCGTCAGCGCCATGCTCGACGTGGTCGTGGACGCCATCCGCAGCGGCCAGAGCGTGGGCCTGCCCGGCCTGGGCACCCTGAGCGTCAAGGCCACCGCTGCCCGCACCGGCGTGCGCCCCGGCACCTCCGAGAAGATCCAGATCCCCGCGGGCAAGAAGGTGGCCTTCAAGGTCGCCAGCACCCTCAAGGGCAACCTGTAA
- a CDS encoding SMP-30/gluconolactonase/LRE family protein translates to MRLRTVLGLTLGAGVGWLLLAPTRVRPVAWEGPGLTPSRTGGPYADNGRLDTAERFAPVPGQTSPESVAVDIQGRLYSGFGGGAIVRFQPNGTQPGVVANTGGRPLGLRFHPDGSLLVADALRGLLRVRLNGGEVEVLATEAEGVPFRFTDDLDVDRAGRFVYFTDASSEYGWPHELLDLLEHGGHGRVLRHDLETGETVVLARGLNFPNGVALGPDGAYLLVTETGGPRVHRLWLVGDKAGTLEVFADSLPGYPDNVRFDGVATFWVALPSRRSPLLDATARQPWLRRVVARIAERTKLPLPEESMLVALNLEGRPVAFAQGSGPQSYGYVTQVLPHGDHLILSSLHGDTLARVPISQVRP, encoded by the coding sequence GTGAGACTCCGCACCGTCCTCGGCCTGACCCTCGGCGCGGGCGTGGGCTGGCTGCTCCTCGCGCCCACGCGGGTGCGTCCGGTGGCCTGGGAGGGGCCGGGCCTGACCCCCTCGCGGACGGGCGGGCCGTATGCGGACAACGGGCGGCTGGACACGGCGGAGCGGTTCGCCCCCGTGCCCGGTCAGACCTCCCCCGAATCGGTCGCGGTGGATATTCAGGGCCGCCTCTACAGTGGCTTTGGTGGCGGGGCCATCGTCCGTTTTCAACCGAACGGTACCCAGCCCGGGGTCGTGGCGAACACGGGCGGGCGGCCCCTGGGCCTGCGCTTCCACCCTGACGGCTCCCTGCTCGTCGCGGACGCGCTGCGGGGGCTGCTGAGGGTGCGGCTGAACGGGGGAGAGGTAGAGGTGCTCGCCACCGAAGCCGAGGGGGTCCCTTTCCGTTTCACCGACGACCTCGACGTGGACCGGGCGGGGCGCTTCGTTTACTTCACTGACGCGTCGAGCGAGTATGGGTGGCCGCACGAACTCCTCGACCTGCTGGAACACGGCGGGCACGGGCGGGTGCTGCGGCACGACCTGGAGACGGGCGAGACGGTCGTGCTGGCGCGGGGCCTGAACTTTCCCAACGGCGTGGCGCTGGGGCCGGACGGGGCGTATCTGCTCGTCACCGAGACGGGGGGACCCAGGGTGCACCGGCTGTGGCTGGTGGGCGACAAGGCCGGAACGCTGGAGGTCTTTGCCGATTCTCTCCCCGGCTACCCGGACAACGTGCGCTTCGACGGCGTGGCGACCTTCTGGGTCGCCCTCCCCAGCCGCCGCTCGCCGCTGCTGGACGCCACCGCGCGTCAGCCCTGGCTGCGGCGGGTGGTTGCCCGGATTGCCGAACGCACCAAGCTTCCGCTTCCCGAGGAATCCATGCTCGTCGCGCTGAATCTGGAAGGCCGCCCCGTCGCCTTCGCGCAGGGCAGCGGGCCGCAGAGTTACGGCTACGTCACCCAGGTGCTGCCCCACGGCGACCACCTGATCCTGAGTTCGCTGCACGGCGACACGCTGGCCCGCGTGCCGATCTCGCAGGTGCGCCCGTGA
- a CDS encoding aldehyde dehydrogenase family protein translates to MTTTLTRVPLLIGGETVMTAQTDRVTHPYTGEALYDVARAGEAELRRALDLAGEAFREYRRWPAHRRSGGLRRASALLAERADLFARTIAAEAGKPLKASRVEVARSVENLSFAADEALRLSGEGIPLDASRFGEGRMGFTRREPRGIIAAISPFNFPLNLALHKVGPALAGGNVVILKPAPQTPLTANLLAELLRDAGFPPGAVSVLHGGAELGAALTSAPEISLVTFTGSPGVGESIKRGSGLKPVVLELGNNSANLVDAESDVEGAARALAAVSFAYQGQVCIHPQRLIVHEAAYDRFREVFLEASRSLVCGDPLDEATDVGPLIGAAALERLGGWIEEAQSLGGRLLLGGTPQGNILPPTVLEDVPEHAHLVAEEAFGPVVVLSRAASWSEAIAAANRSRYGLQTGVFTTNLQHALEAARDIEAGGVIVNDPSTFRVDQMPYGGIKDSGFGREGARASVEELTYVKTVVLR, encoded by the coding sequence ATGACCACCACCCTGACCCGCGTGCCCCTGCTGATCGGGGGCGAGACCGTCATGACCGCGCAAACCGACCGGGTGACCCACCCCTACACCGGGGAGGCGCTCTACGACGTGGCCCGCGCCGGGGAAGCCGAACTGCGCCGGGCGCTCGATCTCGCGGGGGAGGCGTTCCGCGAATACCGCCGCTGGCCCGCGCACCGCCGCTCGGGCGGCCTGCGCCGGGCCTCCGCGCTGCTGGCCGAACGGGCCGACCTCTTCGCCCGGACCATCGCCGCCGAGGCGGGCAAGCCGCTCAAGGCCTCGCGGGTCGAGGTCGCCCGCAGCGTGGAGAACCTGTCCTTCGCCGCCGACGAGGCGCTGCGGCTGTCGGGCGAGGGGATTCCGCTGGACGCCAGCCGCTTCGGGGAGGGCCGGATGGGCTTTACCCGCCGCGAGCCGCGCGGGATCATCGCGGCGATCAGCCCCTTCAACTTCCCGCTGAACCTCGCGCTGCACAAGGTCGGCCCGGCGCTCGCGGGCGGCAACGTGGTGATTCTCAAGCCCGCGCCCCAGACGCCCCTCACCGCCAACCTGCTGGCCGAGCTGCTGCGCGATGCCGGATTCCCGCCCGGCGCGGTCAGCGTGCTGCACGGCGGCGCGGAGTTGGGCGCGGCGTTGACCTCGGCGCCGGAGATCTCGCTGGTGACCTTTACCGGCAGTCCCGGCGTGGGCGAGAGCATCAAGCGCGGCAGCGGCCTCAAGCCCGTCGTGCTGGAACTGGGCAACAACAGCGCCAACCTCGTGGACGCCGAGAGCGACGTGGAGGGGGCCGCGCGGGCGCTCGCCGCCGTCTCCTTCGCCTATCAGGGGCAGGTGTGCATCCACCCCCAGCGCCTGATCGTCCACGAGGCCGCCTATGACCGCTTCCGCGAGGTCTTTCTGGAGGCCAGCCGGTCGCTGGTGTGCGGCGACCCCCTCGACGAGGCGACCGACGTGGGACCGCTGATCGGGGCGGCGGCGCTGGAGCGGCTGGGAGGCTGGATCGAGGAGGCGCAGTCCCTCGGGGGCCGCCTGCTGCTGGGCGGCACCCCCCAGGGTAATATCCTGCCCCCCACCGTGCTGGAGGACGTGCCCGAACACGCGCACCTCGTCGCGGAGGAGGCCTTCGGCCCGGTGGTCGTCCTCTCCCGCGCCGCGAGCTGGTCGGAGGCCATCGCCGCCGCCAACCGCAGCCGCTACGGCCTCCAGACGGGCGTGTTCACCACCAACCTTCAGCACGCGCTGGAAGCCGCCCGCGACATCGAGGCGGGCGGGGTGATCGTGAACGACCCCAGCACCTTCCGGGTGGACCAGATGCCCTACGGCGGCATCAAAGACAGCGGCTTCGGCCGCGAGGGTGCCCGCGCCTCGGTCGAGGAACTCACCTACGTCAAGACCGTGGTGCTGCGCTAG
- a CDS encoding PaaI family thioesterase, giving the protein MTALEGPQAVAFAQSVLDSQPFSVLVGARVEHMAPDGVVVRVPFRTELTQHHGFAHGGVQAALADIALTFMGAAALGPSVLTSEFKINFLRPGVGEALVARGSVVSATRRQAVTRCDIFAVQGGQEKLVATALGTIVVADVAPAGGGA; this is encoded by the coding sequence GTGACCGCGCTGGAGGGGCCGCAGGCGGTCGCCTTCGCCCAGAGCGTGCTGGACTCGCAGCCCTTCAGCGTGCTGGTCGGGGCGCGGGTCGAGCACATGGCCCCCGACGGGGTGGTCGTGCGGGTGCCCTTCCGCACCGAACTGACCCAGCACCACGGCTTCGCGCACGGGGGCGTGCAGGCGGCGCTGGCCGACATCGCCCTCACCTTTATGGGGGCGGCGGCGCTCGGCCCCAGCGTTTTAACGTCCGAGTTCAAGATCAACTTTCTCCGGCCCGGCGTGGGCGAGGCCCTCGTCGCGCGGGGCAGCGTGGTGAGCGCGACCCGGCGGCAGGCCGTGACCCGCTGCGACATCTTCGCCGTGCAGGGAGGTCAGGAAAAGCTCGTCGCCACCGCGCTGGGCACCATCGTCGTGGCCGATGTGGCCCCGGCGGGAGGTGGGGCGTGA
- a CDS encoding SDR family oxidoreductase → MALKDLFDLTGKVALITGGSRGLGLQIAEALGEYGATVVLTARKQNELDEAKAHLTGLGITTHVYAHDLSQFGTIEPLVERIHSEVGPIHILVNNAGATWGAPAEEHPFEAWQKVMNLNVNGLFLLTQAVGKRCMIPAGAGRIINVASVAGLRGNSPRMAGTLAYNTSKGAVVNMTRALAAEWARYGITVNSICPGYFPTKMTKGTLEYGGDTILGYTPLGRLGGPEDLKGLSLLLASDASAYMTGQNIAVDGGITAI, encoded by the coding sequence GTGGCCCTGAAAGACCTGTTTGACCTGACTGGCAAAGTCGCCCTGATCACCGGAGGCTCGCGCGGCCTCGGCCTGCAAATCGCCGAGGCGCTGGGCGAATACGGCGCGACCGTCGTCCTGACCGCCCGCAAGCAGAACGAGCTGGACGAGGCGAAGGCGCACCTCACCGGCCTGGGCATCACCACCCACGTCTACGCCCATGACCTCTCGCAGTTTGGCACCATTGAGCCGCTCGTCGAGCGCATCCACAGCGAGGTCGGCCCCATCCACATCCTCGTGAACAACGCGGGGGCCACCTGGGGCGCTCCCGCCGAGGAGCATCCCTTCGAGGCGTGGCAGAAGGTCATGAACCTCAACGTGAACGGCCTCTTTCTGCTCACGCAGGCGGTCGGCAAGCGCTGCATGATTCCGGCGGGAGCGGGCCGCATCATCAATGTCGCCTCGGTTGCCGGGCTGCGCGGCAACAGCCCCCGCATGGCGGGCACGCTCGCCTACAACACGTCCAAGGGGGCGGTCGTGAACATGACCCGCGCCCTCGCCGCCGAGTGGGCGCGGTACGGCATCACCGTCAATTCGATCTGCCCCGGCTACTTCCCCACCAAGATGACGAAGGGCACCCTCGAATACGGCGGCGACACCATCCTGGGTTACACGCCGCTGGGCCGCCTGGGAGGACCGGAGGACCTCAAGGGCCTCTCGCTGCTGCTCGCCTCGGACGCCTCGGCCTACATGACCGGGCAGAACATCGCGGTGGACGGCGGAATTACAGCGATTTGA
- a CDS encoding MG2 domain-containing protein: protein MSSRTPFRLRSGLLTLCLLLGGAGAERTVAPTPLYASPDLGGTPVQTLPSGTPLAPIERREGRPGEKPVLAVLAGDRVLYARAGTVAYTDTGVNLIGRESYFGYISPQPSGQAASLILTRNLERAEGRVTAWQVRVLPLDAARLDGAGLNPTPPPRVTGSAVRTLTVKASGERTEVDLGRLVPGLYLVATARADAPSKPLATAVLQVTDLALTTLTTPTGVEVWATRLDTGAPLSGVRLDAVALRPPNEEEQRREGAWRYRPARVLAPVTTDARGFARLGLRDGERLWLRGRVTLGGATHRAVLGVDDYGLGAGTPERARAYLQTDKPVYRPGETLQGLAVTRSLGAGTRTPWRGALTVRLVSGPGDVLAQARVTANASGLARFSFPLPEGVRTGEYRLEAELPAAPSPANPKPLPDVSSVPVRVQAFVKPQFTLDMTAPREVVTGASVPVTARAERYEGGGANVPVEFTLLGGSDQSELWPGAVPGISGRPDFEWISPDTWRSSAFLTVPQDRAPAARLQTRQGTGTVNLPLTAPNGRPRDHVVIVRARDEYGRDVLASVPVTVHPAGLRLELLRWPRLTGGRASATLRVRAVGPGTPLPGRAVTATVVRVWQERVAQGGRIEYRERQATVQTQTLRSGAGGTLTVTAPATGSGSYTLRLEARDAAGRVTRSNVSLGYVPEPSTQAPGVRFTLALDPDRDTYGVGDTARLTLRTTLPVGTPVRLTAAAEGRLTTRTVRVTGRTQTLTWKVTPDLSPGFTVQATAVAGAESVRAGTPLLYVPRSDRQLAVTVKPSVPQARPGEEVTLSVDTRAGGKGASALVTLAVVNEAVYAVAPDPSPDPWRFLWGATYPRVEVRSSAGAPADGGGGGGADQNGAPLRQDLREVAYFGAVQTGADGRAQVKVKLPEALGRYRITARAFTGSGGAGDTRAGITAALPFAVRLTGPRVLTQGDVGSAYLGVQDRTGAKAAQVALTVGTDVLTRALTLNGGDAVARFPLQAPASGQKLPLEARATSSSGKADALRLTLPLRPAGPRTRLTREGTLTTASTRTVDFGVPSGEQAEALTLTLAATPLQAALADLDAYLADPTQRWITTDAVAARLRANLDLVGLAGPLGWPDVRERALSQARRDLATLLALRQFGGENGAGWSWTAQGPVTGEQTAHALTALVGAKGAGLTDAATLRGAVDAARGLLGKASAGDRAHLASALALAGDMAPALSLARSGGVREAGVQAQLAAALAPSPAAGARAAALSLYRAARAQAERTPDGGLLLADDVTATAHLLDAAQALGQTADAPLLLRTLLDRRTGGAWEGPLATAAALGALREAVAGETRRPTTRVTVTQANFTRDLTLGPPVRLSLPSSGAASPLGLTANGPLAYRAELDARTAGSKPAALSPIVVERRYDRSRVERDGLVTVTLTLRTPVALRHLRLTDPLPGGLEAVDDRPFAFPGAVASAGQTAAAWADRSLYDDRAVFYLERLPAGVTTVRYRLRALAPGTYTAPAPRVESASGLPPAQGQAQRVEVVEKE from the coding sequence ATGTCCTCCCGCACCCCCTTCCGGCTGCGCTCCGGCCTGCTGACCCTCTGCCTGCTGCTGGGGGGTGCGGGGGCCGAGCGCACCGTCGCGCCGACGCCCCTGTACGCCAGCCCGGACCTGGGGGGCACCCCCGTGCAGACCCTCCCCTCCGGCACGCCGCTCGCGCCCATCGAGCGGCGGGAGGGGCGACCTGGGGAGAAACCCGTGCTGGCCGTGCTGGCGGGTGACCGGGTGCTGTACGCCCGCGCGGGGACGGTGGCCTACACGGACACGGGGGTCAACCTCATCGGGCGCGAGAGCTACTTCGGCTACATATCGCCGCAGCCGAGCGGACAGGCGGCTTCACTGATCCTGACCCGCAACCTGGAGAGGGCGGAGGGCCGGGTGACCGCGTGGCAGGTGCGGGTGCTGCCGCTGGACGCCGCGCGGTTGGACGGGGCGGGGCTGAACCCGACTCCCCCACCTCGGGTGACGGGTTCGGCGGTGCGGACGCTGACCGTCAAGGCGAGCGGCGAACGCACCGAGGTCGACCTGGGACGGCTCGTGCCGGGGCTGTACCTCGTGGCGACGGCGCGGGCGGACGCGCCCTCCAAACCGCTGGCGACCGCCGTGTTGCAGGTCACCGACCTCGCCCTGACCACCCTCACCACGCCGACCGGGGTGGAGGTCTGGGCGACCCGGCTGGACACGGGCGCCCCCCTGTCCGGCGTGCGGCTGGATGCGGTGGCCCTGCGCCCGCCGAACGAGGAGGAGCAGCGGCGGGAGGGGGCCTGGCGCTACCGCCCGGCGCGGGTGCTGGCTCCGGTCACGACCGACGCGCGGGGCTTTGCCCGCCTAGGGCTGCGGGACGGCGAGCGCCTGTGGCTGCGCGGGCGGGTCACGCTGGGCGGGGCCACGCACCGGGCCGTGCTCGGCGTGGACGACTACGGCCTGGGGGCAGGAACGCCGGAGCGGGCGCGGGCCTACCTCCAGACCGATAAACCGGTCTACCGCCCCGGCGAGACGCTGCAGGGGCTGGCCGTCACGCGCTCGCTGGGCGCGGGAACCCGCACCCCCTGGCGCGGAGCGCTGACCGTGCGGCTGGTGTCGGGGCCAGGGGACGTCCTCGCGCAGGCCCGCGTGACCGCGAACGCTTCCGGCCTCGCCCGCTTCTCCTTCCCGCTGCCCGAGGGGGTCCGTACAGGCGAGTACCGCCTTGAGGCCGAGTTGCCCGCTGCGCCCAGCCCGGCCAACCCGAAGCCCCTCCCCGACGTGAGTTCGGTGCCCGTACGGGTGCAGGCCTTCGTCAAGCCGCAGTTCACGCTGGACATGACCGCGCCGCGCGAGGTCGTGACCGGGGCCAGCGTGCCCGTCACCGCGCGGGCGGAGCGGTACGAGGGGGGCGGGGCCAACGTGCCCGTCGAGTTTACGTTGCTGGGCGGGTCGGACCAGTCGGAACTGTGGCCGGGGGCGGTGCCGGGAATCAGCGGGCGGCCCGACTTCGAATGGATTTCGCCGGACACGTGGCGCAGTTCGGCCTTCCTGACCGTGCCCCAGGACCGCGCCCCCGCCGCCCGACTCCAGACCCGGCAGGGGACCGGCACGGTGAACCTGCCCCTCACGGCCCCGAACGGCCGCCCCCGCGACCACGTGGTCATCGTCCGCGCCCGCGACGAGTACGGGCGCGACGTGCTGGCGAGCGTGCCCGTCACGGTGCATCCGGCGGGGTTGCGGCTGGAGCTGCTGCGCTGGCCCAGGCTGACGGGGGGCCGGGCAAGTGCCACCCTGCGCGTGCGGGCAGTGGGACCGGGCACGCCCCTGCCCGGCCGCGCGGTGACCGCCACGGTGGTACGGGTCTGGCAGGAGCGGGTGGCCCAGGGCGGGCGCATCGAGTACCGCGAACGGCAGGCCACCGTGCAGACGCAGACCCTCCGCAGCGGGGCGGGCGGCACGCTGACGGTCACGGCGCCCGCGACCGGGTCCGGCAGCTACACCCTGCGGCTGGAGGCGAGGGACGCGGCGGGGCGGGTCACCCGCTCCAACGTGAGCCTGGGCTACGTGCCGGAGCCGTCCACCCAGGCCCCCGGCGTGCGCTTCACGCTGGCGCTGGACCCCGACCGCGACACCTACGGGGTGGGCGACACGGCCCGCCTGACCCTGCGGACCACCCTCCCGGTGGGCACCCCGGTGCGCCTGACCGCCGCCGCCGAGGGCCGCCTGACCACCCGCACGGTGCGCGTGACGGGCCGGACCCAGACCCTGACCTGGAAGGTCACCCCCGACCTCTCGCCGGGCTTCACCGTGCAGGCGACGGCGGTGGCCGGGGCCGAGAGCGTGCGGGCCGGGACGCCGCTGCTGTACGTGCCGCGTTCCGACCGTCAGCTCGCGGTGACGGTGAAGCCCTCGGTTCCGCAGGCCCGCCCCGGCGAGGAGGTCACCCTGAGCGTGGACACCCGCGCCGGGGGCAAGGGGGCGAGCGCCCTGGTCACGCTGGCGGTGGTCAACGAGGCCGTCTACGCCGTGGCTCCCGATCCCAGCCCCGACCCGTGGCGCTTCCTGTGGGGCGCCACCTACCCCCGCGTGGAGGTGCGCTCCAGCGCCGGGGCGCCCGCCGATGGGGGTGGGGGCGGCGGGGCGGACCAGAACGGCGCTCCACTGCGGCAGGACCTGCGCGAGGTCGCCTATTTCGGGGCCGTGCAGACCGGGGCGGATGGCCGCGCCCAGGTCAAGGTGAAGCTGCCCGAGGCGCTGGGCCGCTACCGGATCACCGCCCGCGCCTTCACCGGGTCGGGCGGGGCCGGGGACACCCGCGCTGGAATCACGGCGGCCCTCCCCTTCGCCGTGCGCCTGACCGGGCCGCGCGTGCTGACCCAGGGGGATGTGGGCAGCGCGTACCTGGGCGTGCAGGACCGCACGGGGGCGAAAGCTGCCCAGGTCGCCCTGACGGTGGGCACCGACGTGCTGACCCGCGCCCTGACCCTGAACGGCGGGGACGCGGTGGCGCGGTTCCCGTTGCAGGCCCCGGCATCGGGCCAGAAGCTCCCGCTGGAGGCGCGGGCGACCTCCTCCAGCGGCAAGGCCGACGCCCTGCGCCTGACCCTGCCGCTGCGCCCGGCCGGGCCGCGCACCCGCCTGACCCGCGAGGGGACACTGACGACGGCAAGCACGCGAACGGTGGACTTCGGGGTGCCCTCCGGCGAGCAGGCCGAGGCCCTGACCCTCACCCTGGCGGCCACCCCCCTGCAAGCGGCACTGGCCGACCTGGACGCCTACCTTGCCGACCCCACCCAGCGCTGGATCACCACCGACGCGGTCGCCGCCCGGCTGCGGGCCAACCTCGACCTCGTGGGGCTGGCGGGACCGCTGGGCTGGCCGGACGTGCGCGAGCGGGCGCTCTCGCAGGCGCGGCGCGACCTCGCCACGCTGCTGGCGCTGCGGCAATTCGGGGGCGAGAACGGCGCGGGCTGGAGCTGGACTGCCCAGGGTCCGGTGACCGGCGAGCAGACGGCGCACGCCCTAACCGCGCTGGTGGGAGCCAAGGGCGCGGGCCTGACCGACGCGGCCACCCTGCGCGGCGCCGTGGACGCGGCGCGGGGCCTGCTTGGAAAGGCGAGCGCCGGGGACCGCGCCCACCTCGCCTCGGCCCTCGCCCTCGCTGGGGACATGGCTCCGGCGCTGAGCTTGGCCCGCTCCGGCGGTGTGCGGGAGGCGGGGGTACAGGCTCAGCTCGCCGCCGCGCTCGCCCCCTCCCCGGCGGCGGGGGCACGGGCGGCGGCCCTTTCCCTCTACCGGGCAGCGCGGGCACAGGCGGAGCGCACTCCCGACGGCGGCCTCCTCCTCGCGGACGACGTGACCGCCACCGCGCACCTGCTCGACGCCGCGCAGGCGCTGGGGCAGACGGCGGACGCGCCGCTCCTCCTGCGGACGCTGCTGGACCGCCGCACAGGAGGCGCATGGGAGGGACCACTCGCCACCGCCGCCGCGCTGGGGGCCTTGCGGGAAGCAGTGGCGGGAGAGACACGCCGCCCGACTACCCGCGTGACCGTCACGCAGGCCAACTTCACGCGCGACCTCACCCTCGGCCCACCCGTGCGGCTGTCGCTGCCGTCGAGTGGGGCAGCATCGCCCTTGGGCCTCACCGCGAACGGTCCCCTCGCCTACCGGGCCGAACTCGACGCCCGGACGGCGGGGAGCAAACCCGCCGCCCTCTCCCCCATCGTCGTGGAGCGGCGCTACGACCGCTCACGGGTGGAGCGCGACGGGCTGGTCACGGTGACCCTGACCCTGCGGACCCCGGTCGCCCTGCGCCACCTGCGCCTCACCGATCCCCTTCCCGGCGGGCTGGAGGCGGTGGACGACCGCCCCTTCGCCTTTCCCGGCGCGGTGGCGAGCGCGGGGCAGACGGCTGCGGCGTGGGCCGACCGCTCGCTGTATGACGACCGGGCGGTCTTCTACCTCGAACGCCTCCCGGCGGGCGTGACCACCGTGCGCTACCGCCTGCGGGCGCTGGCCCCCGGCACCTACACGGCCCCCGCCCCCCGCGTGGAGTCGGCGTCGGGACTCCCGCCCGCGCAGGGACAGGCGCAGCGGGTGGAGGTGGTGGAGAAGGAGTGA
- a CDS encoding C39 family peptidase, translating into MSRRLLLSVLTALTLGGAASAQVTLKNIRHEPQGRDNCGPVTAMTIAGYYGTRLTQAQAANALKDSASDPQVTSVELANYLGRFGLRSVIRYAGTPELLRELLRRGFPVVVQQRLRPGSAVAHFRTVYGYEGGRFLTSDPLRGARLWLTQAELMDLWHYYNGEYMVTYPPAREGEVRAALGESFSAAGNWQLLRRIGESNVKARPNDPYNWWGLGKANLRLGFVKAAADNFARAANLGVPTLYYLYRQEAFEAWSQSGDHDKTLKYTVQALKIDPQSKELLRFRNQARAALGG; encoded by the coding sequence ATGTCGAGGCGACTTCTTCTTTCCGTCCTGACCGCCCTGACCCTGGGAGGCGCGGCCTCCGCCCAGGTCACGCTGAAGAACATTCGTCACGAACCGCAGGGCCGGGACAACTGCGGCCCGGTCACGGCGATGACGATTGCGGGCTACTACGGCACCCGCCTGACGCAGGCACAAGCGGCGAACGCCCTCAAGGACTCGGCGAGTGACCCGCAGGTCACCAGCGTGGAGCTGGCGAACTATCTGGGGCGCTTTGGGCTGCGGAGTGTGATCCGGTACGCGGGCACGCCCGAACTGCTGCGCGAGCTGCTGCGGCGCGGCTTTCCGGTGGTGGTGCAGCAGCGGCTGCGGCCGGGCAGCGCGGTGGCCCACTTCCGCACGGTGTATGGGTACGAGGGAGGCCGGTTTCTGACCTCCGACCCCCTGCGCGGGGCGCGGCTGTGGCTGACCCAGGCCGAGCTGATGGACCTGTGGCACTACTACAACGGCGAGTACATGGTGACGTACCCACCCGCACGGGAGGGCGAGGTCCGCGCCGCCCTGGGCGAAAGCTTCAGCGCCGCCGGAAACTGGCAGCTCCTGCGGCGCATCGGGGAGAGCAACGTCAAGGCCCGCCCGAACGACCCCTACAACTGGTGGGGGCTGGGCAAGGCGAACCTGCGACTGGGCTTTGTCAAGGCCGCCGCCGACAACTTCGCGCGGGCGGCGAACCTGGGGGTGCCTACCCTGTACTACCTCTACCGGCAGGAGGCGTTCGAGGCCTGGAGCCAGTCGGGCGACCACGACAAGACGCTGAAGTACACCGTGCAGGCGCTCAAGATCGACCCGCAGAGCAAGGAGTTGCTGCGCTTCCGCAACCAGGCGCGGGCGGCGCTGGGCGGATAA
- a CDS encoding MaoC family dehydratase, whose translation MTPITLDDLRARLGGEIALSEWVTVSQEMVNGFADATGDHQFIHVDPVRAAQTPFGGPVAHGFLTLSLLAGHFMTGGGFPALGGVRMVVNYGLNRVRFIAPVPVGSRLRNRATLLSVEDGPGYAQLTVANTIELEGSDKPAATAETVMRVYL comes from the coding sequence ATGACCCCGATCACTCTCGATGACCTCCGCGCCCGCCTCGGCGGGGAGATCGCCCTCTCGGAGTGGGTGACCGTCTCGCAGGAGATGGTGAACGGGTTCGCCGACGCGACGGGCGACCATCAATTCATCCATGTGGACCCCGTGCGGGCCGCGCAGACGCCCTTCGGCGGCCCAGTCGCGCACGGCTTCCTGACGCTCTCACTGCTGGCGGGGCACTTTATGACCGGGGGCGGCTTTCCCGCGCTGGGCGGCGTGCGGATGGTGGTGAACTACGGCTTGAACCGGGTGCGCTTCATCGCGCCCGTGCCCGTGGGGAGCCGCCTACGCAACCGCGCGACGTTGCTGAGCGTCGAGGACGGTCCCGGTTACGCTCAACTCACCGTCGCCAACACCATCGAACTGGAGGGCAGTGACAAACCCGCCGCCACCGCCGAGACCGTGATGCGGGTGTACCTGTGA
- a CDS encoding cyclodeaminase/cyclohydrolase family protein — translation MAQFWDETARDLLARTASGDPTPGGGAAAAVAAAFGVALMEMVLNIALERSWREEAHPERRALLPWLAGQREHLQTLGQADARAFGRFVEAARQPDETPEQAAEREAALEDAARRAAGVPLDLAQTGVRVLERAAEALSLSPTLVVSDVGAGAGLLAGAVDAARVTVEANLSRLPDTEAQALREETAALARRARELADGVLEEALERMGERAGS, via the coding sequence ATGGCGCAGTTCTGGGACGAGACGGCCCGTGACCTCCTCGCGCGGACGGCGAGCGGCGACCCCACGCCGGGGGGCGGAGCGGCGGCGGCAGTGGCGGCGGCCTTCGGGGTCGCGCTGATGGAGATGGTGCTGAACATCGCCCTGGAGCGGTCCTGGCGCGAGGAGGCGCACCCGGAGCGCCGCGCCCTGCTGCCCTGGCTGGCCGGGCAGCGCGAGCACCTCCAGACGCTGGGGCAGGCCGACGCGCGGGCCTTCGGGCGCTTCGTGGAGGCTGCCCGACAGCCGGACGAGACGCCGGAACAGGCCGCCGAGCGGGAGGCCGCGCTGGAAGACGCCGCCCGCCGCGCCGCCGGAGTGCCCCTCGACCTCGCGCAGACTGGGGTGCGGGTGCTGGAGCGGGCGGCCGAAGCGCTTTCGCTCTCGCCCACGCTGGTCGTCAGCGACGTGGGCGCGGGGGCGGGCCTCCTTGCCGGGGCGGTGGACGCCGCCCGCGTGACCGTGGAGGCCAACCTCTCTCGGCTGCCCGACACTGAAGCTCAGGCCCTGCGCGAGGAAACTGCCGCCCTGGCCCGACGCGCCCGCGAACTGGCGGACGGAGTGCTGGAGGAGGCGTTGGAGCGGATGGGAGAGCGGGCGGGGAGTTAG